The Arthrobacter sp. D5-1 genome segment CCTGTCATGGCTGGTCTTCTTTTCGCACCTGGCACGGCACCCTGAGCTCACCGAGGAGGAGGTGGAGGATACCTATTTCGCGCGCGAGCGGCCACGTGCCCTTGCCGGGGTGGTGCTTTACCTCGCGGCGGGAACGGCAGGTGTCCTCGTCCATCCGCTGGTCGCATCGGTGATCTTTGTGATCCTGCCTGTTTTCTACGGTCTCACCAGTCACGGGTTCGATCACAGGCCGGCCTTCCTGCGGGGCCCGTAGGCCACTGCTCGTTGCCCCTGTCTACCTCGCCGGTGCAGTTCCCACGCTCCACCCTCATGTCGAGCGGACCTGCGTTATGTGGCCCTACTGACGTTGCAAGCAGGATCCCTGGCCCATAAGGTACTAAGGAAGCTTACCTTTTGGTTGAGTGCAGTAGTCGATTTGCCGATCAACATCGAGGAGAACGCGCAGTGCCAGTTGAGGACAACATCAAGATTCCAGGGACTCCGTCGATTGAGAGCCCCGCGGTTGAAGAGCCAACAGATGCACGGGAGCCGTTGCCGCCGAAGCCTGATCAGCGGGGTCCGGAGGCCGTGTCACCTACGGGGAGCCCCACCGGAGCACCCGTGAACTCGCGTTCGCAGTCCGGCCAGTACCTGACAACGGCCCAAGGTCTAAGGCTTGGAGATACAGACCATTCACTCAAGGCGGGTCCGCGGGGCCCGATTTTGCTGCAGGACCATCACTTGCGTGAGAAGATCACGCACTTTGACCACGAGAGAATTCCCGAGCGTGTTGTCCACGCCAGAGGAGCCGGGGCACATGGAATCTTCCGCTCTTATGGCACGGCTTCAAAAGTCACAAAGGCAGGGTTCCTTGCGCCGGATGTGGAAACCCCGGTGTTCGTGAGGTTTTCCACTGTCCTGGGATCAAGGGGGTCCGCCGATACCGTCCGTGACACCCGTGGCTTCTCCACGAAGTTCTACACGGATGAGGGCACCTACGACCTGGTGGGAAACAACATTCCTGTCTTCTTCATCCAGGACGGCATCAAGTTCCCGGACATCATCCACGCGGGGAAACCGCACCCTGACAGGGAGATCCCGCAGGCCCAGAGTGCGCACGATACATTTTGGGATTTCGTTTCGTTGCACACCGAAGCCCAAGCCCACACGATGTGGAATATGTCTGACCGCGGAATTCCCCGTTCCTACCGGACCATGGAAGGGTTCGGCGTCCACACATTCAGGTTGGTGGATGCGGCCGGTAAGACCACTCTGGTGAAATTCCACTGGAAGCCGAAGCTGGGCGTCCACTCATTGGTGTGGGAAGAGGCCCAGATTATTAACGGCATGGATCCCGATTTCCACCGCCGTGATCTGGCGGATGCGATCGAATCAGGTGCCTACCCGGAATGGGAGCTCGGCATCCAGACTTTTCCGGACACTGAAGATCAAATGTTTGAAGGTATCGACCTTCTGGATCCCACCAAGTTTATCCCTGAGGAATTGGCGCCGGTTCAGCCGATCGGGCTGATGACGCTGAACGCCAACCCGACCAACTACTTTGCCGAGACCGAGCAGGTAGCCTTCCACCCCGGACACCTCGTCCCAGGTATTGATGTAACCAACGATCCTCTGTTGCAGGTCCGGCTCTTCTCCTACCTGGACACGCAGATTTCGCGGCTCGGCGGCCCGAACTTCGCGC includes the following:
- a CDS encoding catalase — its product is MPVEDNIKIPGTPSIESPAVEEPTDAREPLPPKPDQRGPEAVSPTGSPTGAPVNSRSQSGQYLTTAQGLRLGDTDHSLKAGPRGPILLQDHHLREKITHFDHERIPERVVHARGAGAHGIFRSYGTASKVTKAGFLAPDVETPVFVRFSTVLGSRGSADTVRDTRGFSTKFYTDEGTYDLVGNNIPVFFIQDGIKFPDIIHAGKPHPDREIPQAQSAHDTFWDFVSLHTEAQAHTMWNMSDRGIPRSYRTMEGFGVHTFRLVDAAGKTTLVKFHWKPKLGVHSLVWEEAQIINGMDPDFHRRDLADAIESGAYPEWELGIQTFPDTEDQMFEGIDLLDPTKFIPEELAPVQPIGLMTLNANPTNYFAETEQVAFHPGHLVPGIDVTNDPLLQVRLFSYLDTQISRLGGPNFAQIPINRPHAPVNDMLRDGMHQTAVHGGVAPYHPNSLDGGCPFMAGQDVGAFVDVPEEVATGMKERRNPASFDDHFSQARLFFHSLTPVEQDHVIQAYTFELGKCYEVAIRERQLMALANIDAGLCAAVAKGLGMPAPTATVDTPDVEPSPAVSQIGGKWPVAGRVVGIIADSESDLSLVTAAREALDAADMVPLVIAPSGGVIESDQGPDVTVQRSYLTARSTEFDAVIVAGGGTPAADAMPGRDAKAGEPGVTLDPRVVLMVSEAFRHGKAIGAWGPGAAVLDAAGVPQAAPGIVSGEGPDTVIPVVRELLSAHRAWERFPVAGSAS